A single genomic interval of Pyrus communis chromosome 5, drPyrComm1.1, whole genome shotgun sequence harbors:
- the LOC137735075 gene encoding mitochondrial hydrolase YKR070W-like isoform X3, translating to MVVQVVQGHTPFKNLLTRYENELIVALGKGEPALVMSEYGFKKVLSLDEYASHFKNIDPVSQYKMWRTKQTSDCSSQHKESVPRYDVYSDRVSAAFVVSDPVDWGRDIQVLCDILRSGGLPGQENGHQPPLYFAADDLEYQAAFPSERLGMGAFRIALESIFNRIHHDALEYVSFGKPNPFVFENTETLLAQLQPSHCDNDITTAGDSPSHAFKTLYMIGDNPSVDVKGARQAGHPWFSILTRTGVFKGKDNHAEFPADLVVDTVQEAVDYILKREGTSVACVFPYSLLICL from the exons ATGGTGGTGCAGGTTGTTCAGGGGCACACACCTTTTAAAAATTTGTTGACGAG ATATGAAAATGAACTCATTGTTGCTCTGGGAAAAGGGGAACCGGCTCTTGTAATGTCTGAGTATGGTTTCAA AAAGGTTCTCTCATTAGATGAGTATGCATCACACTTCAAGAATATTGATCCTGTATCCCAATATAAGATGTGGAGAACTAAGCAGACATCGGATTGCAGTAGCCAACACAAGGAGTCTGTGCCGAGATATGATGTTTATTCTGACAGGGTTAGTGCAGCTTTTGTTGTCAGCGATCCTGTGGATTGGGGTAGGGATATTCAG GTTCTCTGTGACATTCTAAGATCTGGAGGGCTTCCTGGACAAGAGAATGGGCATCAACCACCTCTATATTTTGCCGCAGATGATCTTGAGTATCAG GCTGCATTTCCTTCTGAGCGACTTGGAATGGGTGCTTTCAGAATTGCACTAGAAAGCATCTTCAACCG AATTCACCATGATGCTCTGGAATATGTATCTTTTGGGAAGCCAAATCCGTTTGTATTTGAGAACACTGAAACTCTGTTGGCACAGCTTCAACCATCTCATTGTGATAATGATATTACAACTGCTGGAGACTCTCCGTCACATGCTTTCAAAACCCTTTATATGATCGGCGACAACCCTTCAGTTGATGTCAAAGGTGCTCGGCAG GCTGGACATCCTTGGTTTTCTATTTTGACGAGGACCGGCGTTTTTAAGGGCAAAGATAATCATGCTGAGTTTCCAGCAGACCTG GTTGTAGATACTGTACAAGAGGCAGTGGACTACATTCTGAAGAGGGAAGGAACTTCTGTAG CTTGCGTTTTCCCCTACTCTCTCCTAATATGCCTTTGA
- the LOC137735075 gene encoding mitochondrial hydrolase YKR070W-like isoform X2, producing the protein MLKEGEGEGEGEMTPMRYRAVYRISQYKNRAPFFFQFRPYSQSNYQQSRPERSSFGIAFDIDGVILRGRAPVGGSPRALRKLYGHSGTLKVPFVFLTNGGGVPESRRATELTEILGVNILPSQVVQGHTPFKNLLTRYENELIVALGKGEPALVMSEYGFKKVLSLDEYASHFKNIDPVSQYKMWRTKQTSDCSSQHKESVPRYDVYSDRVSAAFVVSDPVDWGRDIQVLCDILRSGGLPGQENGHQPPLYFAADDLEYQAAFPSERLGMGAFRIALESIFNRIHHDALEYVSFGKPNPFVFENTETLLAQLQPSHCDNDITTAGDSPSHAFKTLYMIGDNPSVDVKGARQAGHPWFSILTRTGVFKGKDNHAEFPADLVVDTVQEAVDYILKREGTSVGC; encoded by the exons ATGCttaaagagggagagggagagggagagggagagatgaCGCCGATGAGATACCGCGCGGTCTATCGGATTTCTCAGTACAAAAACAGAGcgccatttttcttccaattccgTCCCTACTCTCAGTCCAATTATCAACAATCCAGGCCGGAACG GTCTTCGTTTGGGATTGCGTTCGACATCGACGGGGTTATTCTCCGCGGCCGGGCTCCGGTGGGAGGGTCGCCTCGAGCTTTGAGGAAACTGTACGGACATTCAG GTACTTTGAAGGTTCCCTTTGTGTTTTTGACCAACG GAGGTGGCGTCCCTGAATCAAGACGAGCAACTGAGTTAACTGAAATTTTGGGAGTTAACATCCTGCCTTCTCAG GTTGTTCAGGGGCACACACCTTTTAAAAATTTGTTGACGAG ATATGAAAATGAACTCATTGTTGCTCTGGGAAAAGGGGAACCGGCTCTTGTAATGTCTGAGTATGGTTTCAA AAAGGTTCTCTCATTAGATGAGTATGCATCACACTTCAAGAATATTGATCCTGTATCCCAATATAAGATGTGGAGAACTAAGCAGACATCGGATTGCAGTAGCCAACACAAGGAGTCTGTGCCGAGATATGATGTTTATTCTGACAGGGTTAGTGCAGCTTTTGTTGTCAGCGATCCTGTGGATTGGGGTAGGGATATTCAG GTTCTCTGTGACATTCTAAGATCTGGAGGGCTTCCTGGACAAGAGAATGGGCATCAACCACCTCTATATTTTGCCGCAGATGATCTTGAGTATCAG GCTGCATTTCCTTCTGAGCGACTTGGAATGGGTGCTTTCAGAATTGCACTAGAAAGCATCTTCAACCG AATTCACCATGATGCTCTGGAATATGTATCTTTTGGGAAGCCAAATCCGTTTGTATTTGAGAACACTGAAACTCTGTTGGCACAGCTTCAACCATCTCATTGTGATAATGATATTACAACTGCTGGAGACTCTCCGTCACATGCTTTCAAAACCCTTTATATGATCGGCGACAACCCTTCAGTTGATGTCAAAGGTGCTCGGCAG GCTGGACATCCTTGGTTTTCTATTTTGACGAGGACCGGCGTTTTTAAGGGCAAAGATAATCATGCTGAGTTTCCAGCAGACCTG GTTGTAGATACTGTACAAGAGGCAGTGGACTACATTCTGAAGAGGGAAGGAACTTCTGTAGGTTGTTAA
- the LOC137733119 gene encoding serine/threonine-protein kinase ATG1t-like isoform X1 — translation MEPESKGLKTAEEGEGEGEGDYIVISEVGRGSFSTVSKAVHRQSGQVVALKQVHLSRLNRHLKNCLDCEINFLSSVNHPNIIRLLSSFQVFKFFCVAVNCTFLMRTCCQINMLSMLLILLILRTYSCQYAIGLVVDTLICLQVQSTATYKYCLIWLHEVELLSLLQDEGCVFMVLEFCDGGNLAAYIRRHGRVEERIAKRFMQQLGAALEILHLHHIIHRDLKPENILLSGTQDDVVLRVADFGLSRSLHPGDYAETVCGSPLYMAPEVLQFERYDGKVDMWSVGVILFELLNGRPPFPGRTNVQVLKTIKSSTYLPFDQVILSRLHPDSVDMCSKLLSRNPVKRLSFSEFHSHRFFRGF, via the exons ATGGAACCCGAAAGCAAGGGACTCAAGACAGctgaagaaggagaaggagaaggagaaggagactACATTGTAATTTCAGAGGTGGGACGAGGCTCTTTCTCCACCGTGTCAAAAGCCGTGCACCGCCAAAGCGGCCAGGTGGTGGCTCTCAAGCAGGTCCACCTTTCCCGCCTCAACCGCCACCTCAAGAATTGCTTGGATTGCGAGATCAATTTCTTGTCCTCCGTTAACCACCCCAACATCATCCGCCTCCTCAGTTCTTTCCAGGTTTTCAAGTTTTTCTGCGTTGCGGTTAACTGCACTTTTTTAATGCGGACATGCTGTCAAATAAATATGTTGTCGATGTTGTTGATATTATTGATACTGCGAACTTACAGTTGCCAATATGCGATCGGTTTGGTTGTGGATACATTAATTTGTCTGCAGGTGCAGTCAACCGCAACGTACAAGTACTGTTTAATTTGGTTGCACGAAGTTGAGCTTCTGTCTTTATTGCAGGATGAAGGTTGTGTATTCATGGTGTTGGAATTCTGTGATGGGGGAAATTTGGCTGCGTATATTCGGCGTCACGGAAGAGTTGAAGAACGTATTGCCAAGAGATTTATGCAGCAGCTCG GGGCGGCGTTGGAAATACTACATTTGCACCACATCATTCATAGAGACTTGAAACCAGAG AACATTCTACTCTCTGGCACTCAAGATGATGTGGTGCTAAGGGTAGCTGATTTCGGTCTCTCGAG AAGTTTACATCCAGGTGATTATGCCGAGACAGTTTGTGGATCCCCATTGTACATGGCACCTGAAGTTCTTCAGTTTGAAAGATATGATGGGAAG GTTGACATGTGGAGCGTTGGTGTAATTCTTTTCGAGCTTCTCAATGGTCGCCCTCCTTTCCCTGGTAGGACTAATGTTCAG GTGCTTAAGACcatcaagtcatccacatacctTCCTTTTGACCAAGTCATCCTTTCTAGATTGCATCCAGACTCCGTCGATATGTGTTCAAAACTGTTGTCTCGAAATCCAG TTAAGCGCCTGTCCTTCAGCGAATTCCATTCGCACAGGTTTTTTCGAGGTTTTTGA
- the LOC137733119 gene encoding serine/threonine-protein kinase ATG1t-like isoform X2, giving the protein MEPESKGLKTAEEGEGEGEGDYIVISEVGRGSFSTVSKAVHRQSGQVVALKQVHLSRLNRHLKNCLDCEINFLSSVNHPNIIRLLSSFQDEGCVFMVLEFCDGGNLAAYIRRHGRVEERIAKRFMQQLGAALEILHLHHIIHRDLKPENILLSGTQDDVVLRVADFGLSRSLHPGDYAETVCGSPLYMAPEVLQFERYDGKVDMWSVGVILFELLNGRPPFPGRTNVQVLKTIKSSTYLPFDQVILSRLHPDSVDMCSKLLSRNPVKRLSFSEFHSHRFFRGF; this is encoded by the exons ATGGAACCCGAAAGCAAGGGACTCAAGACAGctgaagaaggagaaggagaaggagaaggagactACATTGTAATTTCAGAGGTGGGACGAGGCTCTTTCTCCACCGTGTCAAAAGCCGTGCACCGCCAAAGCGGCCAGGTGGTGGCTCTCAAGCAGGTCCACCTTTCCCGCCTCAACCGCCACCTCAAGAATTGCTTGGATTGCGAGATCAATTTCTTGTCCTCCGTTAACCACCCCAACATCATCCGCCTCCTCAGTTCTTTCCAG GATGAAGGTTGTGTATTCATGGTGTTGGAATTCTGTGATGGGGGAAATTTGGCTGCGTATATTCGGCGTCACGGAAGAGTTGAAGAACGTATTGCCAAGAGATTTATGCAGCAGCTCG GGGCGGCGTTGGAAATACTACATTTGCACCACATCATTCATAGAGACTTGAAACCAGAG AACATTCTACTCTCTGGCACTCAAGATGATGTGGTGCTAAGGGTAGCTGATTTCGGTCTCTCGAG AAGTTTACATCCAGGTGATTATGCCGAGACAGTTTGTGGATCCCCATTGTACATGGCACCTGAAGTTCTTCAGTTTGAAAGATATGATGGGAAG GTTGACATGTGGAGCGTTGGTGTAATTCTTTTCGAGCTTCTCAATGGTCGCCCTCCTTTCCCTGGTAGGACTAATGTTCAG GTGCTTAAGACcatcaagtcatccacatacctTCCTTTTGACCAAGTCATCCTTTCTAGATTGCATCCAGACTCCGTCGATATGTGTTCAAAACTGTTGTCTCGAAATCCAG TTAAGCGCCTGTCCTTCAGCGAATTCCATTCGCACAGGTTTTTTCGAGGTTTTTGA
- the LOC137734977 gene encoding protein TONNEAU 1a-like codes for MDDYTREMMDLKTLVTRTLEKKGVLAKIRAELRASVFEAIEEEDKVIEKDEGLPPALLGSCNDRAKQLHASPSGRLLTALICEYLDWAQLNHTLKVYQPECNLQKDSWKAELKDFSSKNGYDLNRNGDSGPLLLDVLEGFLKFENLSQSRGTGRRLTTSETESLSNLDSRNMRRPSSSSVAGGLPPLGRPGASSQSSDRRGGSSMSGYRKDDYSYRYDIDESPEDVIRASSAMENLQLDRKARNLTTSWRHAGDGISEDDGRADQM; via the exons ATGGACGACTACACGAGGGAGATGATGGACCTCAAGACTCTCGTCACTCGCACCCTCGAGAAGAAGGGCGTACTCGCCAAGATCCGG GCTGAGTTGAGAGCAAGTGTGTTTGAGGCAATTGAGGAGGAGGACAAGGTCATCGAGAAAGACGAAGGCTTGCCTCCAGCATTGCTTGGTAGCTGCAACGATCGAGCTAAACAGCTCCACGCTTCTCCTTCGG GAAGGTTGCTTACAGCACTGATATGCGAGTACTTAGACTGGGCTCAACTAAACCACACGCTAAAAGTTTATCAGCCCGAGTGTAATTTG CAAAAGGATTCTTGGAAAGCTGAGTTGAAGGACTTTAGTAGCAAGAATGGATATGATCTTAACCGAAACGGAGATAGTGGTCCTTTGCTTTTGGATGTGCTTGaaggatttttgaaatttgag AATCTATCTCAATCAAGGGGTACTGGAAGGAGGCTAACGACTTCAGAAACAGAATCCCTGTCCAATTTAGATTCTCGCAATATGAGAAGACCTTCTTCATCATCTGTTGCTGGTGGGCTACCTCCACTAGGAAG GCCTGGTGCATCTTCCCAGTCATCTG ATCGAAGAGGTGGGTCATCCATGTCTGGCTACAGGAAAGATGACTACAGCTATAGATACGACATTGATGAAAGTCCAGAGGATGTCATTCGAGCTTCAAGTGCGATGGAAAACCTCCAGTTGGATAGAAAAGCTCGCAATCTAACAACATCTTGGCG GCACGCAGGAGATGGAATTAGTGAGGATGACGGCAGGGCTGACCAGATGTAG
- the LOC137734140 gene encoding zinc finger CCCH domain-containing protein 11-like: MPPKASKADLAKKQKVVEDKTFGLKNKNKSKNVQKYVQNLQQSVQPKVDPTKAKKKKEEEKAKEKELNDLFKVAVSQPKVPAGVDPKSILCEFFKVGQCTKGFKCKFSHDLNVQRKGEKIDIYSDKRDDEDTMEDWDQATLEKVVESKKNEYNQNKPTEIVCKHFLDAVEKKQYGWFWSCPNGGKECHYRHALPPGYVLKSQMKALLDEEAEKVAIEDEIENQRAKVTTITPMTTELFMQWRNKKTEEKEAGLAAQRAERAKNDRMSGRELFLSDATLFVDDAEAYEKYQRQDPEAAEEKAKDNSAAGGPSASTSAAGSEVPVNDDIEDDDDDDELDLDELNELEASLSRTSIQIREPGIEAS, from the exons ATGCCGCCAAAGGCATCGAAGGCCGACTTGGCGAAGAAGCAGAAGGTGGTGGAGGACAAGACCTTCGGgctcaagaacaagaacaagagcaAGAATGTCCAGAAGTACGTCCAGAATCTCCAGCAGTCTGTCCAGCCCAAAGTAGACCCCACCAAGGCTAAG aaaaagaaggaggaagagaaagcAAAAGAGAAGGAGCTTAATGATTTGTTTAAGGTTGCTGTTAGTCAGCCTAAAGTGCCAGCTG GTGTTGATCCCAAGTCTATATTATGCGAGTTTTTCAAGGTTGGACAATGTACCAAGGGATTCAAGTGCAAGTTTTCGCATGACTTGAATGTCCAGAGGAAGGGTGAAAAGATTGATATTTACAGTGATAAACGTGATGATGAAG ACACTATGGAGGATTGGGATCAAGCGACGTTGGAAAAGGTTGTGGAGTCAAAGAAGAATGAGTATAACCAGAATAAGCCCACCGAAATT GTTTGCAAACACTTCTTAGATGCAGTGGAAAAGAAGCAATATGGTTGGTTTTGGTCTTGTCCAAATGGTGGAAAAGAGTGCCACTACAGACATGCTCTTCCTCCTGGTTATGTTTTGAAATCTCAGATGAAGGCGCTTCTTGATGAAGAGGCTGAAAAAGTTGCCATTGaggatgaaattgaaaatcag CGTGCAAAAGTAACAACCATTACTCCAATGACCACTGAGTTGTTCATGCAATGGAGGAATAAAAAGACGGAAGAGAAAGAGGCTGGCCTGGCCGCACAACGAGCAGAGAGGGCTAAGAATGACCGCATGAG TGGTCGTGAGTTGTTTCTATCAGATGCTACCTTGTTTGTGGATGATGCTGAAGCGTATGAAAAATATCAAAGACAAGATCCTGAGGCCGCTGAAGAGAag GCCAAAGACAACTCAGCAGCAGGAGGGCCAAGCGCCTCGACTAGTGCTGCTGGTTCTGAAGTTCCCGTCAATGATGAcattgaagatgatgatgatgatgatgagttgGACCTTGATGAGTTAAATGAACTCGAAGCAAGTTTGTCAAGAACATCCATTCAGATACGCGAGCCAGGTATAGAGGCATCTTGA
- the LOC137734047 gene encoding leucine aminopeptidase-like, translating into MAPIDPHSFTDSTHPLATHISLSFFFDFPSSTIHASALLTLPAPYSGPVSLDVRGLTIHSVIDPQNPSDPISYVISPPDPIKGCHLAFTLSNASSVLILYSTSPSSSALQWLSPPQTFNKRLPFVYTQCQAIHARSVFPCQDTPAARVRYAAKLNVPRQLSAVMSARHVDRRDPIPGEGSALISGDALWCADDRVVEEFVMEQPIPPYLFAFAVGELGYREVGPRTRVYSEAVPAVLESAATEFASTEDMIRQGEALFGPYEWERFDLLVLPPSFPYGGMENPRMTFLTPTVLKGDSSGAQVVAHELAHSWTGNLITNKTNEHFWLNEGFTTYAERRIVEAVQGEDRAALNIGIGWRGLNKEMERFKDNLEVTKLKTNQEGVDPDDVYSEVPYEKGFQFLWRIERQVGRPAFDEFLKKYIATFKFQSIDTDTFLDFLKANLPGIEKEVDLVLWTEGTGIPPDAYEPVSNIYAKIVSMANEFKFGRMPGADEVADWRGQEWELYLENLPKSIEPLQIVELNSRFSLSESRDYDVKVTFLLLAIASKCKDYFGEVERTLKEVGRKKYLVPLYSALVEGNGKEEEKILAKQVFAAARETYHPIAQSVIETIFNKHC; encoded by the exons ATGGCGCCCATCGACCCTCACTCGTTCACTGATTCGACTCACCCACTCGCCACCCACATTtccctctccttcttcttcgacTTCCCCTCCTCCACCATCCACGCCTCCGCCCTCCTCACCCTCCCCGCCCCGTACTCCGGCCCAGTTTCCCTCGACGTCCGTGGCCTCACCATCCACTCCGTCATCGACCCCCAAAACCCCTCCGATCCTATCTCTTACGTCATCTCCCCTCCTGACCCAATCAAAGGCTGCCACCTCGCCTTCACCCTCTCCAACGCTTCCTCCGTCTTGATCCTCTACTCcacctccccctcctcctccgcccTCCAGTGGCTCTCCCCTCCCCAGACCTTCAACAAACGGCTGCCGTTTGTCTACACCCAATGCCAGGCCATCCACGCGCGCTCCGTCTTCCCCTGCCAGGACACTCCCGCTGCGCGTGTGCGCTACGCGGCCAAGCTCAATGTACCCCGCCAGCTCTCCGCCGTCATGTCCGCGCGTCACGTGGACCGCCGCGACCCAATCCCCGGTGAGGGGTCGGCGCTGATCTCTGGCGACGCcttgtggtgtgccgacgacaGGGTCGTCGAGGAGTTCGTGATGGAGCAGCCAATCCCGCCGTACCTGTTCGCGTTTGCCGTCGGTGAGCTAGGGTACCGGGAGGTGGGCCCGAGAACGAGGGTTTACTCTGAGGCGGTGCCGGCGGTGCTTGAATCGGCGGCGACGGAGTTTGCGAGCACCGAGGACATGATCAGGCAAGGGGAGGCCTTGTTTGGGCCGTACGAGTGGGAAAGGTTCGATCTCTTGGTGCTGCCGCCGAGCTTTCCGTACGGTGGAATGGAGAATCCGAGAATGACGTTCTTGACGCCAACGGTGCTCAAAGGCGACTCCAGCGGCGCGCAGGTGGTGGCGCACGAACTGGCTCATAGCTGGACTGGGAACTTGATCACCAACAAGACTAATGAACATTTTTGGTTGAATGAG GGTTTCACGACGTATGCTGAGAGGAGAATTGTTGAGGCTGTGCAAGGTGAGGACAGAGCTGCATTGAACATTGGAATTGGCTGGCGGGGTTTGAATAAGGAAATGGAGAGGTTCAAGGATAACTTGGAGGTCACAAAGCTGAAAACCAACCAGGAAGGAGTTGACCCAGATGATGTGTATTCTGAAGTTCCATACGAAAAGGGTTTCCAGTTTCTGTGGCGCATTGAACGTCAG gtTGGAAGGCCTGCATTTGATGAGTTTCTGAAGAAATACATTGCCACCTTCAAGTTCCAATCAATTGATACCGATACATTTCTCGACTTTCTGAAAGCAAACCTACCTGGAATAGAGAAAGAGGTTGACTTAGTGTTGTGGACTGAGGGCACCGGTATCCCTCCTGATGCGTATGAACCGGTTTCTAACATATATGCAAAGATTGTGTCCATGGCAAATGAATTTAAGTTTGGTAGGATGCCAGGGGCGGATGAAGTTGCTGACTGGAGAGGGCAGGAGTGGGAACTCTACTTGGAGAACCTCCCCAAGTCTATTGAACCTTTACAG ATTGTAGAGTTGAACTCGCGCTTCAGTCTGTCAGAATCGAGAGATTATGACGTGAAGGTGACATTTCTCCTGCTGGCCATTGCTTCCAAGTGCAAAGACTACTTCGGCGAGGTGGAAAGAACTTTGAAGGAAGTTGGGAGGAAGAAGTACCTTGTCCCCCTCTACAGTGCTCTTGTGGAAGGCAATGGAAAGGAGGAAGAGAAGATTTTGGCGAAACAGGTGTTTGCAGCCGCTCGCGAGACTTATCATCCTATAGCTCAGAGTGTTATCGAGACAATTTTTAACAAGCACTGCTGA
- the LOC137735075 gene encoding mitochondrial hydrolase YKR070W-like isoform X1, translating into MLKEGEGEGEGEMTPMRYRAVYRISQYKNRAPFFFQFRPYSQSNYQQSRPERSSFGIAFDIDGVILRGRAPVGGSPRALRKLYGHSGTLKVPFVFLTNGGGVPESRRATELTEILGVNILPSQVVQGHTPFKNLLTRYENELIVALGKGEPALVMSEYGFKKVLSLDEYASHFKNIDPVSQYKMWRTKQTSDCSSQHKESVPRYDVYSDRVSAAFVVSDPVDWGRDIQVLCDILRSGGLPGQENGHQPPLYFAADDLEYQAAFPSERLGMGAFRIALESIFNRIHHDALEYVSFGKPNPFVFENTETLLAQLQPSHCDNDITTAGDSPSHAFKTLYMIGDNPSVDVKGARQAGHPWFSILTRTGVFKGKDNHAEFPADLVVDTVQEAVDYILKREGTSVACVFPYSLLICL; encoded by the exons ATGCttaaagagggagagggagagggagagggagagatgaCGCCGATGAGATACCGCGCGGTCTATCGGATTTCTCAGTACAAAAACAGAGcgccatttttcttccaattccgTCCCTACTCTCAGTCCAATTATCAACAATCCAGGCCGGAACG GTCTTCGTTTGGGATTGCGTTCGACATCGACGGGGTTATTCTCCGCGGCCGGGCTCCGGTGGGAGGGTCGCCTCGAGCTTTGAGGAAACTGTACGGACATTCAG GTACTTTGAAGGTTCCCTTTGTGTTTTTGACCAACG GAGGTGGCGTCCCTGAATCAAGACGAGCAACTGAGTTAACTGAAATTTTGGGAGTTAACATCCTGCCTTCTCAG GTTGTTCAGGGGCACACACCTTTTAAAAATTTGTTGACGAG ATATGAAAATGAACTCATTGTTGCTCTGGGAAAAGGGGAACCGGCTCTTGTAATGTCTGAGTATGGTTTCAA AAAGGTTCTCTCATTAGATGAGTATGCATCACACTTCAAGAATATTGATCCTGTATCCCAATATAAGATGTGGAGAACTAAGCAGACATCGGATTGCAGTAGCCAACACAAGGAGTCTGTGCCGAGATATGATGTTTATTCTGACAGGGTTAGTGCAGCTTTTGTTGTCAGCGATCCTGTGGATTGGGGTAGGGATATTCAG GTTCTCTGTGACATTCTAAGATCTGGAGGGCTTCCTGGACAAGAGAATGGGCATCAACCACCTCTATATTTTGCCGCAGATGATCTTGAGTATCAG GCTGCATTTCCTTCTGAGCGACTTGGAATGGGTGCTTTCAGAATTGCACTAGAAAGCATCTTCAACCG AATTCACCATGATGCTCTGGAATATGTATCTTTTGGGAAGCCAAATCCGTTTGTATTTGAGAACACTGAAACTCTGTTGGCACAGCTTCAACCATCTCATTGTGATAATGATATTACAACTGCTGGAGACTCTCCGTCACATGCTTTCAAAACCCTTTATATGATCGGCGACAACCCTTCAGTTGATGTCAAAGGTGCTCGGCAG GCTGGACATCCTTGGTTTTCTATTTTGACGAGGACCGGCGTTTTTAAGGGCAAAGATAATCATGCTGAGTTTCCAGCAGACCTG GTTGTAGATACTGTACAAGAGGCAGTGGACTACATTCTGAAGAGGGAAGGAACTTCTGTAG CTTGCGTTTTCCCCTACTCTCTCCTAATATGCCTTTGA